The genome window GTCGATTACACTGTTTATCATAGGTTTTCCAGCAACCTCGACGAGAACCTTGGCCTTATCTGACTTCATGCGTTTGCCCTCTCCGGCTGCAAGTATAACCACACCGATCATCATTATTCCTTTTGAGTAGGTTTATTGTGGCCATTAAGAAATAGAACCTTAGGCGGTCCAACCTCGTTATCCACGCCGATAGCATACGAGAGAATCATAACTCTATCTCCCGGCATACCGCGCCTGGCTGCCGGGCCATTAAGCAGGATATCGTCGGACCCCGGCGATCCTTCGATTATGTATGTTTCGAGCCTGTCGCCATTGTTCATATTGACGACCTGGACGCGCTCACCGGGTAGCATGTCTGCGGCTTTAATGAGTTCTGGAGGTAAAGTTATACTTCCTTCGTATTCAAGTTCGACACCGGTAAGTTTTGCGTTCGATATCTTAGAACGGCACCAAATTCTGAACATTAATCCCCCTCTTTGAGGTAGCTTCTAAAAAGGTCTGCTCTATTAGTATCTTCAATAAATGCGTCGCTCTTGCCTACAAGCCTTGCAAGATGAATCTTCTGGCCCACAAAATAGAGTTCGGTAGCAGATATAATATCGA of bacterium contains these proteins:
- a CDS encoding aspartate 1-decarboxylase codes for the protein MFRIWCRSKISNAKLTGVELEYEGSITLPPELIKAADMLPGERVQVVNMNNGDRLETYIIEGSPGSDDILLNGPAARRGMPGDRVMILSYAIGVDNEVGPPKVLFLNGHNKPTQKE